The Rhopalosiphum maidis isolate BTI-1 chromosome 1, ASM367621v3, whole genome shotgun sequence genome has a segment encoding these proteins:
- the LOC113547828 gene encoding soluble guanylate cyclase 88E-like isoform X1, which produces MLISNSTTIRPTRDTTITYNIRIEYTSYATYRRYYYYYCYHYNIIAVCNKTHSLVQYLQHKAPVKTRRYQFIKRLFYFRSKMYGLLLENLSEYIKKMYGEDRWEEIRRMANVDQPSFSVHQVYCETLIPRLAKKSQQVLGITEKEFFEQMGVHFVSFVGQYGYDRVLSVLGRHMRDFLNGLDNLHEYLKFSYPRMQAPSFICENESRQGLTLHYRSKRRGFVYYTMGQIKEVARHFYHKEMRIELVREEILMDTVHVTFQLKFDNRAFTLASMTMTREEKHLPISASVLFEIFPFCIVFSSNMIVQSIGNSLMVILPDLVGKRITNWFDLVRPLIAFKFQTILNRTNNIFELVTVQPVLSNRPTDRHVILSDESYFSPEENKLRLKGQMIYMDNWQMMMYLGTPVMPDLNALVTTGLYINDLSMHDFSRDLMLAGTQQSVELKLALDQEQLKSKKLEESMRKLDEEMKRTDELLYQMIPKQVADRLRSGENPIDTCQMFDSVSILFSDIVTFTEICSRITPMEVVSMLNAMYSIFDTLTERNKVYKVETIGDAYMVVSGAPMTEDNHAEKVCDMALDMVDAITDLKDPSTGSHLQIRVGVHSGAVVAGIVGLKMPRYCLFGDSVNTASRMESTSEAMKIHISQTTRDLISASYMVKERGEIYVKGKGAMKTYWLEHRESRPPLSRVLPLANSDLPELEWERSADTVFDIVERNTDMTMQLAEDRIRTYSPVTFQEVARHSISRSPVREYYRESRSNSISCTPIVSQKELQRLTCLNRSSSPLSRFARKIEQLPKPPDCTSTAAVAVAVQRHRYVRNTVGGRGGTQTAPSSPETHKEEDVSADSSPLLPVALPEPPAESAAISQSPPLPPPPPPPPPPPPPVIKSNPVLVHVADYVSSDCVDSVDSDDQRSLQTRDADDLGGSDVGGDHPHPFPESSDDDLPPDDDEDDDDLDLSSAGPTTPPPRSSPSSASPTDAARTAVTTSKSDGQIYGRRRRCADDEPDDDASTSSLNRQTQCCMRFKTHPKSSRKRSQSHSCKLI; this is translated from the exons ATGCTAATTAGTAATAGCACGACGATCCGCCCAACACGCGATACTacgataacatataatatacgcattgAGTATACGTCTTATGCGACATatcgtcgttattattattattattgttatcattataatataatcgcggTGTGCAACAAAACAC ACAGTTTGGTCCAATATCTCCAACACAAGGCTCCGGTCAAAACACGTCGATATCAATTCATAAAGCGACTATTCTATTTCAGATCAAAAATGTACGGGCTTTTATTGGAAAACCTCTcggagtatataaaaaaaatgtacggcGAAGACAGATGGGAAGAGATTCGGCGAATGGCCAATGTGGACCAACCTAGTTTTAGTGTACACCAAGTGTATTGTGAAACGCTTATTCCACGACTAGCGAAAAAATCCCAACAA GTGCTTGGAATTACGGaaaaagaattttttgaaCAAATGGGAGTTCATTTTGTCAGTTTTGTTGGCCAATACGGTTATGATAGAGTACTATCGGTATTGGGACGACACATGAGAGACTTTCTAAACG GTTTGGATAATTTACATGAATATCTTAAGTTTTCATACCCAAGAATGCAGGCGCCTTCATTCATTTGTGAAAACGAATCTAGACAAGGATTGACATTGCATTACCGTAGTAAACGCCGCGGTTTCGTGTACTATACTATGGGCCAAATAAAGGAAGTGGCTAGGCATTTTTATCACAAG gaAATGCGCATTGAACTAGTTCGTGAAGAGATTTTAATGGATACAGTGCACGTGACGTTTCAAttgaaatttgataatagagCGTTCACATTAGCATCGATGACAATGACAAGGGAGGAAAAACATCTTCCAATAAGTGCATCGGTGCTGTTCGAAATATTTCCGTTTTGCATTGTGTTCAG CTCCAATATGATTGTTCAAAGCATTGGAAACTCATTGATGGTCATTCTACCAGATCTAGTTGGAAAACGGATTACTAATTGGTTTGACCTTGTTAGACCTTTGATagcttttaaatttcaaacg ATTTTGAATcgaacgaataatatttttgagctaGTTACTGTTCAACCAGTGCTTTCTAATCGACCAACAGACAGACACGTCATTCTAAGCGATGAATCTTATTTTTCCCCAGAAGAAAACAAACTTCGATtaaaag GACAAATGATTTATATGGACAATTGGCAAATGATGATGTACTTGGGTACGCCCGTGATGCCTGATCTCAATGCATTAGTTACTACCGgcttatacataaatgatctCTCCATGCACGACTTCAGCAG GGACCTAATGTTGGCAGGGACACAACAGTCGGTTGAATTAAAGCTGGCACTAGACCAAGAGCAGTTAAAGTCAAAAAAACTGGAAGAGTCGATGCGGAAACTAGATGAAGAAATGAAGCGTACTGATGAGCTGCTGTATCAGATGATACCCAAACAAGTGGCCGATCGACTGAGGTCGGGCGAAAACCCCATAGACACATGCcaa atgTTTGACAGCGTGTCCATATTGTTTTCGGACATTGTCACGTTTACCGAAATATGTAGCAGAATCACCCCGATGGAAGTGGTTTCAATGCTTAACGCCATGTATTCTATATTCGACACACTAACTGAACGGAACAAAGTTTATAAG gTGGAAACTATTGGTGATGCATATATGGTTGTTTCGGGTGCACCGATGACTGAAGACAATCACGCAGAAAAAGTGTGTGATATGGCATTGGATATGGTTGACGCCATTACAGATCTAAAAGATCCGTCGACAg GGTCACATTTACAAATCCGCGTCGGCGTACATTCCGGAGCAGTGGTAGCTGGTATTGTCGGCTTGAAAATGCCGAGATACTGTTTGTTCGGTGACTCGGTCAACACCGCATCTCGAATGGAATCCACGAGCGAAGCAATGAAAATTCATATATCACAAACCACTAGAGATCTGATTTCAGCATCGTACATGGTCAAAGAGCGTGGTGAGATTTATGTGAAAGGAAAAG gcGCCATGAAAACGTATTGGTTGGAACACCGGGAAAGCCGACCACCATTAAGCCGGGTATTGCCACTGGCCAATTCTGATTTACCAGAATTGGAGTGGGAGCGTAGTGCCGATACGGTATTTGACATTGTGGAACGCAACACGGACATGACCATGCAGTTGGCCGAAGACAGGATCAGGACATACTCGCCAGTGACATTTCAAGAAGTGGCTAGGCACTCGATATCGCGTTCACCAGTTAGAGAATATTATCGAG AGTCCCGATCGAATTCAATAAGTTGCACGCCCATCGTGTCGCAGAAAGAGCTGCAACGGTTGACGTGTCTGAACAGGAGCTCGTCGCCGCTGTCGCGGTTTGCGAGGAAAATCGAACAGCTACCAAAGCCGCCGGACTGCACTTCCACTGCAGCTGTCGCGGTCGCCGTCCAGAGACACAGATACGTGAGAAACACAGTGGGCGGCCGCGGCGGCACGCAGACGGCTCCGTCGTCGCCGGAGACGCACAAGGAAGAGGACGTCTCGGCCGATTCGTCACCGCTACTTCCGGTAGCGCTTCCGGAACCACCCGCGGAGTCGGCGGCAATTTCGCAGTCGCCACCGTtgccaccgccaccgccgccaccgccgccgccaccgccgccggtCATTAAGTCCAATCCCGTTCTGGTGCACGTGGCCGATTACGTCTCGTCCGATTGCGTGGACAGCGTCGATTCGGACGATCAGCGGTCGCTGCAGACTAGAGACGCGGACGACCTGGGCGGATCGGACGTCGGAGGGGACCACCCGCACCCTTTCCCTGAGTCTTCCGACGACGATCTACCGCCGGACGACGACGAGGACGACGACGATTTGGACCTGTCTTCGGCGGGTCCCACCACTCCGCCGCCCAGATCGTCACCTTCGTCAGCGTCGCCGACCGACGCCGCCCGAACTGCAGTGACCACGTCCAAGTCGGACGGGCAGATATACggccggcggcggcggtgtgcAGACGACGAACCCGATGACGACGCGAGCACGTCCAGTCTTAACCGGCAGACTCAGTGCTGCATGAGATTCAAAACGCACCCGAAGTCGTCCAGGAAGCGATCGCAGTCCCACTCCTGCAAATTGATCTAA
- the LOC113547828 gene encoding soluble guanylate cyclase 88E-like isoform X2: MLISNSTTIRPTRDTTITYNIRIEYTSYATYRRYYYYYCYHYNIIAVCNKTHSLVQYLQHKAPVKTRRYQFIKRLFYFRSKMYGLLLENLSEYIKKMYGEDRWEEIRRMANVDQPSFSVHQVYCETLIPRLAKKSQQVLGITEKEFFEQMGVHFVSFVGQYGYDRVLSVLGRHMRDFLNGLDNLHEYLKFSYPRMQAPSFICENESRQGLTLHYRSKRRGFVYYTMGQIKEVARHFYHKEMRIELVREEILMDTVHVTFQLKFDNRAFTLASMTMTREEKHLPISASVLFEIFPFCIVFSSNMIVQSIGNSLMVILPDLVGKRITNWFDLVRPLIAFKFQTILNRTNNIFELVTVQPVLSNRPTDRHVILSDESYFSPEENKLRLKGQMIYMDNWQMMMYLGTPVMPDLNALVTTGLYINDLSMHDFSRDLMLAGTQQSVELKLALDQEQLKSKKLEESMRKLDEEMKRTDELLYQMIPKQVADRLRSGENPIDTCQMFDSVSILFSDIVTFTEICSRITPMEVVSMLNAMYSIFDTLTERNKVYKVETIGDAYMVVSGAPMTEDNHAEKVCDMALDMVDAITDLKDPSTGSHLQIRVGVHSGAVVAGIVGLKMPRYCLFGDSVNTASRMESTSEAMKIHISQTTRDLISASYMVKERGAMKTYWLEHRESRPPLSRVLPLANSDLPELEWERSADTVFDIVERNTDMTMQLAEDRIRTYSPVTFQEVARHSISRSPVREYYRESRSNSISCTPIVSQKELQRLTCLNRSSSPLSRFARKIEQLPKPPDCTSTAAVAVAVQRHRYVRNTVGGRGGTQTAPSSPETHKEEDVSADSSPLLPVALPEPPAESAAISQSPPLPPPPPPPPPPPPPVIKSNPVLVHVADYVSSDCVDSVDSDDQRSLQTRDADDLGGSDVGGDHPHPFPESSDDDLPPDDDEDDDDLDLSSAGPTTPPPRSSPSSASPTDAARTAVTTSKSDGQIYGRRRRCADDEPDDDASTSSLNRQTQCCMRFKTHPKSSRKRSQSHSCKLI, translated from the exons ATGCTAATTAGTAATAGCACGACGATCCGCCCAACACGCGATACTacgataacatataatatacgcattgAGTATACGTCTTATGCGACATatcgtcgttattattattattattgttatcattataatataatcgcggTGTGCAACAAAACAC ACAGTTTGGTCCAATATCTCCAACACAAGGCTCCGGTCAAAACACGTCGATATCAATTCATAAAGCGACTATTCTATTTCAGATCAAAAATGTACGGGCTTTTATTGGAAAACCTCTcggagtatataaaaaaaatgtacggcGAAGACAGATGGGAAGAGATTCGGCGAATGGCCAATGTGGACCAACCTAGTTTTAGTGTACACCAAGTGTATTGTGAAACGCTTATTCCACGACTAGCGAAAAAATCCCAACAA GTGCTTGGAATTACGGaaaaagaattttttgaaCAAATGGGAGTTCATTTTGTCAGTTTTGTTGGCCAATACGGTTATGATAGAGTACTATCGGTATTGGGACGACACATGAGAGACTTTCTAAACG GTTTGGATAATTTACATGAATATCTTAAGTTTTCATACCCAAGAATGCAGGCGCCTTCATTCATTTGTGAAAACGAATCTAGACAAGGATTGACATTGCATTACCGTAGTAAACGCCGCGGTTTCGTGTACTATACTATGGGCCAAATAAAGGAAGTGGCTAGGCATTTTTATCACAAG gaAATGCGCATTGAACTAGTTCGTGAAGAGATTTTAATGGATACAGTGCACGTGACGTTTCAAttgaaatttgataatagagCGTTCACATTAGCATCGATGACAATGACAAGGGAGGAAAAACATCTTCCAATAAGTGCATCGGTGCTGTTCGAAATATTTCCGTTTTGCATTGTGTTCAG CTCCAATATGATTGTTCAAAGCATTGGAAACTCATTGATGGTCATTCTACCAGATCTAGTTGGAAAACGGATTACTAATTGGTTTGACCTTGTTAGACCTTTGATagcttttaaatttcaaacg ATTTTGAATcgaacgaataatatttttgagctaGTTACTGTTCAACCAGTGCTTTCTAATCGACCAACAGACAGACACGTCATTCTAAGCGATGAATCTTATTTTTCCCCAGAAGAAAACAAACTTCGATtaaaag GACAAATGATTTATATGGACAATTGGCAAATGATGATGTACTTGGGTACGCCCGTGATGCCTGATCTCAATGCATTAGTTACTACCGgcttatacataaatgatctCTCCATGCACGACTTCAGCAG GGACCTAATGTTGGCAGGGACACAACAGTCGGTTGAATTAAAGCTGGCACTAGACCAAGAGCAGTTAAAGTCAAAAAAACTGGAAGAGTCGATGCGGAAACTAGATGAAGAAATGAAGCGTACTGATGAGCTGCTGTATCAGATGATACCCAAACAAGTGGCCGATCGACTGAGGTCGGGCGAAAACCCCATAGACACATGCcaa atgTTTGACAGCGTGTCCATATTGTTTTCGGACATTGTCACGTTTACCGAAATATGTAGCAGAATCACCCCGATGGAAGTGGTTTCAATGCTTAACGCCATGTATTCTATATTCGACACACTAACTGAACGGAACAAAGTTTATAAG gTGGAAACTATTGGTGATGCATATATGGTTGTTTCGGGTGCACCGATGACTGAAGACAATCACGCAGAAAAAGTGTGTGATATGGCATTGGATATGGTTGACGCCATTACAGATCTAAAAGATCCGTCGACAg GGTCACATTTACAAATCCGCGTCGGCGTACATTCCGGAGCAGTGGTAGCTGGTATTGTCGGCTTGAAAATGCCGAGATACTGTTTGTTCGGTGACTCGGTCAACACCGCATCTCGAATGGAATCCACGAGCGAAGCAATGAAAATTCATATATCACAAACCACTAGAGATCTGATTTCAGCATCGTACATGGTCAAAGAGCGTG gcGCCATGAAAACGTATTGGTTGGAACACCGGGAAAGCCGACCACCATTAAGCCGGGTATTGCCACTGGCCAATTCTGATTTACCAGAATTGGAGTGGGAGCGTAGTGCCGATACGGTATTTGACATTGTGGAACGCAACACGGACATGACCATGCAGTTGGCCGAAGACAGGATCAGGACATACTCGCCAGTGACATTTCAAGAAGTGGCTAGGCACTCGATATCGCGTTCACCAGTTAGAGAATATTATCGAG AGTCCCGATCGAATTCAATAAGTTGCACGCCCATCGTGTCGCAGAAAGAGCTGCAACGGTTGACGTGTCTGAACAGGAGCTCGTCGCCGCTGTCGCGGTTTGCGAGGAAAATCGAACAGCTACCAAAGCCGCCGGACTGCACTTCCACTGCAGCTGTCGCGGTCGCCGTCCAGAGACACAGATACGTGAGAAACACAGTGGGCGGCCGCGGCGGCACGCAGACGGCTCCGTCGTCGCCGGAGACGCACAAGGAAGAGGACGTCTCGGCCGATTCGTCACCGCTACTTCCGGTAGCGCTTCCGGAACCACCCGCGGAGTCGGCGGCAATTTCGCAGTCGCCACCGTtgccaccgccaccgccgccaccgccgccgccaccgccgccggtCATTAAGTCCAATCCCGTTCTGGTGCACGTGGCCGATTACGTCTCGTCCGATTGCGTGGACAGCGTCGATTCGGACGATCAGCGGTCGCTGCAGACTAGAGACGCGGACGACCTGGGCGGATCGGACGTCGGAGGGGACCACCCGCACCCTTTCCCTGAGTCTTCCGACGACGATCTACCGCCGGACGACGACGAGGACGACGACGATTTGGACCTGTCTTCGGCGGGTCCCACCACTCCGCCGCCCAGATCGTCACCTTCGTCAGCGTCGCCGACCGACGCCGCCCGAACTGCAGTGACCACGTCCAAGTCGGACGGGCAGATATACggccggcggcggcggtgtgcAGACGACGAACCCGATGACGACGCGAGCACGTCCAGTCTTAACCGGCAGACTCAGTGCTGCATGAGATTCAAAACGCACCCGAAGTCGTCCAGGAAGCGATCGCAGTCCCACTCCTGCAAATTGATCTAA
- the LOC113547828 gene encoding soluble guanylate cyclase 88E-like isoform X3: MATTFRVIYSSKSLHLCEKSKMYGLLLENLSEYIKKMYGEDRWEEIRRMANVDQPSFSVHQVYCETLIPRLAKKSQQVLGITEKEFFEQMGVHFVSFVGQYGYDRVLSVLGRHMRDFLNGLDNLHEYLKFSYPRMQAPSFICENESRQGLTLHYRSKRRGFVYYTMGQIKEVARHFYHKEMRIELVREEILMDTVHVTFQLKFDNRAFTLASMTMTREEKHLPISASVLFEIFPFCIVFSSNMIVQSIGNSLMVILPDLVGKRITNWFDLVRPLIAFKFQTILNRTNNIFELVTVQPVLSNRPTDRHVILSDESYFSPEENKLRLKGQMIYMDNWQMMMYLGTPVMPDLNALVTTGLYINDLSMHDFSRDLMLAGTQQSVELKLALDQEQLKSKKLEESMRKLDEEMKRTDELLYQMIPKQVADRLRSGENPIDTCQMFDSVSILFSDIVTFTEICSRITPMEVVSMLNAMYSIFDTLTERNKVYKVETIGDAYMVVSGAPMTEDNHAEKVCDMALDMVDAITDLKDPSTGSHLQIRVGVHSGAVVAGIVGLKMPRYCLFGDSVNTASRMESTSEAMKIHISQTTRDLISASYMVKERGEIYVKGKGAMKTYWLEHRESRPPLSRVLPLANSDLPELEWERSADTVFDIVERNTDMTMQLAEDRIRTYSPVTFQEVARHSISRSPVREYYRESRSNSISCTPIVSQKELQRLTCLNRSSSPLSRFARKIEQLPKPPDCTSTAAVAVAVQRHRYVRNTVGGRGGTQTAPSSPETHKEEDVSADSSPLLPVALPEPPAESAAISQSPPLPPPPPPPPPPPPPVIKSNPVLVHVADYVSSDCVDSVDSDDQRSLQTRDADDLGGSDVGGDHPHPFPESSDDDLPPDDDEDDDDLDLSSAGPTTPPPRSSPSSASPTDAARTAVTTSKSDGQIYGRRRRCADDEPDDDASTSSLNRQTQCCMRFKTHPKSSRKRSQSHSCKLI, translated from the exons ATGGCGACGACATTTAGAGTAATTTATAGCTCGAAATCATTGCACCTGTGTGAAAA ATCAAAAATGTACGGGCTTTTATTGGAAAACCTCTcggagtatataaaaaaaatgtacggcGAAGACAGATGGGAAGAGATTCGGCGAATGGCCAATGTGGACCAACCTAGTTTTAGTGTACACCAAGTGTATTGTGAAACGCTTATTCCACGACTAGCGAAAAAATCCCAACAA GTGCTTGGAATTACGGaaaaagaattttttgaaCAAATGGGAGTTCATTTTGTCAGTTTTGTTGGCCAATACGGTTATGATAGAGTACTATCGGTATTGGGACGACACATGAGAGACTTTCTAAACG GTTTGGATAATTTACATGAATATCTTAAGTTTTCATACCCAAGAATGCAGGCGCCTTCATTCATTTGTGAAAACGAATCTAGACAAGGATTGACATTGCATTACCGTAGTAAACGCCGCGGTTTCGTGTACTATACTATGGGCCAAATAAAGGAAGTGGCTAGGCATTTTTATCACAAG gaAATGCGCATTGAACTAGTTCGTGAAGAGATTTTAATGGATACAGTGCACGTGACGTTTCAAttgaaatttgataatagagCGTTCACATTAGCATCGATGACAATGACAAGGGAGGAAAAACATCTTCCAATAAGTGCATCGGTGCTGTTCGAAATATTTCCGTTTTGCATTGTGTTCAG CTCCAATATGATTGTTCAAAGCATTGGAAACTCATTGATGGTCATTCTACCAGATCTAGTTGGAAAACGGATTACTAATTGGTTTGACCTTGTTAGACCTTTGATagcttttaaatttcaaacg ATTTTGAATcgaacgaataatatttttgagctaGTTACTGTTCAACCAGTGCTTTCTAATCGACCAACAGACAGACACGTCATTCTAAGCGATGAATCTTATTTTTCCCCAGAAGAAAACAAACTTCGATtaaaag GACAAATGATTTATATGGACAATTGGCAAATGATGATGTACTTGGGTACGCCCGTGATGCCTGATCTCAATGCATTAGTTACTACCGgcttatacataaatgatctCTCCATGCACGACTTCAGCAG GGACCTAATGTTGGCAGGGACACAACAGTCGGTTGAATTAAAGCTGGCACTAGACCAAGAGCAGTTAAAGTCAAAAAAACTGGAAGAGTCGATGCGGAAACTAGATGAAGAAATGAAGCGTACTGATGAGCTGCTGTATCAGATGATACCCAAACAAGTGGCCGATCGACTGAGGTCGGGCGAAAACCCCATAGACACATGCcaa atgTTTGACAGCGTGTCCATATTGTTTTCGGACATTGTCACGTTTACCGAAATATGTAGCAGAATCACCCCGATGGAAGTGGTTTCAATGCTTAACGCCATGTATTCTATATTCGACACACTAACTGAACGGAACAAAGTTTATAAG gTGGAAACTATTGGTGATGCATATATGGTTGTTTCGGGTGCACCGATGACTGAAGACAATCACGCAGAAAAAGTGTGTGATATGGCATTGGATATGGTTGACGCCATTACAGATCTAAAAGATCCGTCGACAg GGTCACATTTACAAATCCGCGTCGGCGTACATTCCGGAGCAGTGGTAGCTGGTATTGTCGGCTTGAAAATGCCGAGATACTGTTTGTTCGGTGACTCGGTCAACACCGCATCTCGAATGGAATCCACGAGCGAAGCAATGAAAATTCATATATCACAAACCACTAGAGATCTGATTTCAGCATCGTACATGGTCAAAGAGCGTGGTGAGATTTATGTGAAAGGAAAAG gcGCCATGAAAACGTATTGGTTGGAACACCGGGAAAGCCGACCACCATTAAGCCGGGTATTGCCACTGGCCAATTCTGATTTACCAGAATTGGAGTGGGAGCGTAGTGCCGATACGGTATTTGACATTGTGGAACGCAACACGGACATGACCATGCAGTTGGCCGAAGACAGGATCAGGACATACTCGCCAGTGACATTTCAAGAAGTGGCTAGGCACTCGATATCGCGTTCACCAGTTAGAGAATATTATCGAG AGTCCCGATCGAATTCAATAAGTTGCACGCCCATCGTGTCGCAGAAAGAGCTGCAACGGTTGACGTGTCTGAACAGGAGCTCGTCGCCGCTGTCGCGGTTTGCGAGGAAAATCGAACAGCTACCAAAGCCGCCGGACTGCACTTCCACTGCAGCTGTCGCGGTCGCCGTCCAGAGACACAGATACGTGAGAAACACAGTGGGCGGCCGCGGCGGCACGCAGACGGCTCCGTCGTCGCCGGAGACGCACAAGGAAGAGGACGTCTCGGCCGATTCGTCACCGCTACTTCCGGTAGCGCTTCCGGAACCACCCGCGGAGTCGGCGGCAATTTCGCAGTCGCCACCGTtgccaccgccaccgccgccaccgccgccgccaccgccgccggtCATTAAGTCCAATCCCGTTCTGGTGCACGTGGCCGATTACGTCTCGTCCGATTGCGTGGACAGCGTCGATTCGGACGATCAGCGGTCGCTGCAGACTAGAGACGCGGACGACCTGGGCGGATCGGACGTCGGAGGGGACCACCCGCACCCTTTCCCTGAGTCTTCCGACGACGATCTACCGCCGGACGACGACGAGGACGACGACGATTTGGACCTGTCTTCGGCGGGTCCCACCACTCCGCCGCCCAGATCGTCACCTTCGTCAGCGTCGCCGACCGACGCCGCCCGAACTGCAGTGACCACGTCCAAGTCGGACGGGCAGATATACggccggcggcggcggtgtgcAGACGACGAACCCGATGACGACGCGAGCACGTCCAGTCTTAACCGGCAGACTCAGTGCTGCATGAGATTCAAAACGCACCCGAAGTCGTCCAGGAAGCGATCGCAGTCCCACTCCTGCAAATTGATCTAA